The following are encoded together in the Lathyrus oleraceus cultivar Zhongwan6 chromosome 3, CAAS_Psat_ZW6_1.0, whole genome shotgun sequence genome:
- the LOC127129634 gene encoding uncharacterized protein LOC127129634, which translates to MNPERRNTFKFKYKKLDLASLQKLSAKVTPIRLNNFEQDYGRIMNILNEKMDVMTAVTIAQFYDPPLRCFTFYDFQLAPTLEEFERIVGRNLKDHNPFPKFDEDIPPKRITLALGLKVSEVVDNWDVKGALNGFSRKFLEDQAKKMEKEGNWKAFYVVLAMLVYGIVLFPNIVHFVDHLAVRIFLSGNPVPFLLADLHYALHEHHEKKGGTILYCAQLLHVWFRSHMPEEGPFISKELKPSQKLASLTFNHVK; encoded by the coding sequence ATGAATCCTGAGAGAAGAAACACTTTTAAGTTCAAATACAAGAAATTGGACCTCGCCAGTCTGCAGAAGCTGAGTGCCAAAGTGACACCAATCAGACTCAACAACTTTGAGCAAGACTATGGAAGAATTATGAACATCTtaaatgagaagatggatgtGATGACTGCGGTGActattgctcagttctatgatccaccaCTACGTTGTTTCACATTCTATGATTTCCAGTTGGCTCCTACCTTGGAAGAGTTTGAGAGGATTGTAGGCCGAAATTTGAAGGATCATAATCCATTTCCTAAGTTTGATGAAGATATTCCTCCTAAGAGGATAACTTTAGCTTTGGGTTTGAAGGTTTCTGAAGTCGTGGACAATTGGGATGTGAAAGGAGCTTTAAATGGtttttctaggaagttcttggaagatcaagctaagaagatggaaaaagaagGGAATTGGAAAGCTTTCTATGTTGTGTTAGCTAtgttggtatatgggatagttctcttcccaaatattgTCCACTTTGTGGACCATCTGGCTGTGAGGATATTTCTCTCTGGTAACCCTGTACCATTCCTCCTAGCAGACCTTCATTATGCTCTCCATGAGCATCATGAGAAGAAAGGAGGAACCATTTTATATTGTGCGCAGCTGTTGCATGTCTGGTTTAGATCTCATATGCCCGAAGAAGGACCTTTTATCTCAAAGGAACTCAAGCCCTCTCAGAAATTAGCTTCTCTCACCTTCAATCATGTTAAGTAG